One genomic window of Silurus meridionalis isolate SWU-2019-XX chromosome 22, ASM1480568v1, whole genome shotgun sequence includes the following:
- the ncdn gene encoding neurochondrin produces MAETESLSVMEQNSVHDPKPEAASGADSSSPAAEANGLSAAQQDVLERCLHTLTRAKNDSHILASLLLITRMCPANQMDCATLHRVFEAVGFNLPARLLVTAIRGSESSGLPPEELLSLGTALLAALSTDPDMASHPQLLSTVPLLLGLLEGGTPVRQTQAQNDAAASPASEKTNNSSASHQTNKGTPGKEAPTSHSGLERGDEAVSAPISTLDEAVAADCYHVLNSLCSLPLGPDRLLSRGAVPALCRAVSQKQTLSSEKGLPLLAHLLSSRIRQRAWSKHPSELLSLLDWVSQNFSQISFLKRLEMCTQIPQFLPPPGCEPQTQELRDVVSRLWTTMRPLVQGKLDLEKLGHVLVLSACLLDLCGWDPAGPPKFCCLLVNRACVEVRMALEEPPGTNLSAQQQQTLTACYRILESAIEQACIVENTQLETAIAGLSVQQSKQVLGVLEEAYSAIIFYLQQVDPSRYDDPFVFATFRSLCAWLAEETSCLKDEIMALLPFLIGYTKHHLQDKKGTGLADWMSTMSFTDGSQAGTWTGEHVLRYLLPALCHLSAEESPRKVLLSFGTPALLVDFLAHGWGVLKTQSGKTVNRDPSLETACSALLNFVVTEPERVRTDACFVSLDALLSEALPILIHKSRLLVLTANFCTLGLMINRLKTNKAGQGHSNQQRFFSSALRFLRGALQAVEGKGQAQVSAVWAPWWEEVCELWRLSMQALGGCVNAQPWIATIIREEGWLQNILSLLESSCSLPDSHSLEALEEALCAVAHNCPVCQQDISVCMKKEAKNSLHCMPQLKKILMS; encoded by the exons ATGGCTGAAACTGAGAGTCTGAGCGTCATGGAGCAGAACTCCGTTCATGATCCAAAGCCTGAGGCGGCATCAGGAGCTGATAGTTCCAGTCCTGCAGCTGAAGCTAACGGCCTGTCTGCCGCACAGCAAGATGTTCTAGAGCGTTGTCTCCACACGCTCACTCGTGCCAAAAATGACAGCCACATCCTGGCATCTCTTCTCCTG ATTACACGGATGTGTCCAGCCAATCAGATGGATTGTGCGACCCTGCATCGAGTATTTGAAGCGGTGGGTTTCAACCTGCCCGCACGCCTGCTGGTGACGGCGATCCGAGGGAGCGAAAGCTCTGGGCTTCCACCTGAGGAGCTGCTGTCTCTTGGTACTGCTTTGCTGGCTGCTCTAAGCACAGACCCAGACATGGCTAGTCATCCCCAGCTGCTCAGTACTGTTCCTCTCTTGCTGGGATTGCTGGAAGGTGGAACTCCGGTCAGACAGACGCAAGCTCAGAATGACGCTGCAGCATCTCCAGCCAGTGAGAAGACCAATAACAGTTCTGCATCTCATCAGACAAACAAAGGCACACCAGGAAAAGAAGCACCGACGAGTCATTCTGGGTTAGAGAGAGGCGATGAGGCAGTCTCGGCTCCCATATCCACCCTGGATGAGGCAGTAGCCGCTGACTGCTATCATGTTCTGAACTCTTTGTGTTCTCTGCCGCTGGGCCCGGATCGGCTGCTGTCTCGTGGTGCTGTACCTGCTCTGTGCAGAGCCGTGTCTCAAAAACAGACTCTCAGCTCAGAGAAGGGTCTTCCACTCCTGGCTCATCTCTTATCCAGCAGAATTAGGCAACGAGCTTGGAGCAAACACCCATCAGAGCTGCTCTCACTCCTTGATTGGGTCTCTCAGAACTTCAGCCAGATTTCATTCTTGAAGCGTCTGGAAATGTGCACTCAGATACCACAGTTTCTCCCTCCACCAGGATGCGAGCCACAAACTCAAGAACTCAGGGATGTTGTCAGTCGTCTTTGGACAACGATGCGTCCATTAGTTCAGGGGAAACTCGATTTGGAAAAGCTGGGCCATGTTCTGGTTCTGTCTGCTTGCCTGCTAGACCTGTGTGGCTGGGATCCAGCAGGTCCACCCAAGTTTTGCTGCTTGCTGGTGAACCGGGCCTGCGTGGAGGTGAGGATGGCACTAGAGGAGCCTCCAGGTACAAATCTGTCTGCTCAACAGCAGCAAACCCTCACTGCCTGTTATCGTATCTTGGAGTCAGCCATAGAACAAGCATGCATCGTGGAAAATACTCAGCTGGAAACTGCCATTGCTGGCTTGAGTGTGCAGCAGAGCAAGCAGGTGCTGGGGGTCTTGGAGGAAGCGTATTCTGCCATCATTTTCTATCTGCAACAG GTGGATCCGAGCCGTTACGATGACCCCTTCGTTTTTGCTACATTTCGCTCTCTTTGTGCTTGGTTGGCTGAAGAAACGTCATGTTTAAAGGACGAGATCATGGCCCTCTTGCCATTTCTCATTGGCTACACCAAACATCACCTACAAGACAAGAAGGGCACAGGGCTGGCAGATTGGATGTCAACGATGTCCTTCACTGATGGCTCACAGGCTGGAACATGGACAGGCGAGCATGTGCTGAG atATCTCCTCCCAGCACTTTGTCACCTGTCAGCTGAGGAAAGCCCAAGAAAGGTGCTGCTCTCTTTTGGGACTCCAGCTCTACTGGTAGACTTTCTCGCTCATGGCTGGGGAGTCCTGAAGACTCAGAGCGGGAAAACAGTAAATAGGGATCCCAGTCTGGAAACGGCCTGTTCAGCCCTGCTCAATTTTGTAGTCACAGAACCTGAGCGAGTCAG GACTGATGCTTGCTTTGTTTCCCTTGACGCATTGCTGAGTGAAGCACTTCCAATCCTCATCCACAAGTCTCGCCTGTTGGTTCTGACTGCCAACTTCTGCACTCTGGGTCTTATGATCAacagattaaaaacaaacaaagcag GCCAGGGACATTCCAATCAGCAGCGGTTCTTCTCCTCTGCCCTGCGTTTCCTTCGAGGGGCATTACAAGCAGTTGAGGGAAAGGGCCAGGCACAAGTCTCCGCTGTGTGGGCACCATGGTGGGAGGAGGTATGTGAGCTCTGGAGGCTCAGTATGCAGGCTCTGGGTGGCTGTGTGAATGCACAGCCCTGGATAGCCACCATCATCAGGGAGGAGGGCTGGCTGCAGAACATCCTCAGCCTGCTGGAATCCAGCTGTTCTCTTCCAGACTCTCATTCACTGGAGGCCCTTGAGGAGGCTCTGTGTGCCGTGGCCCATAACTGCCCAGTTTGTCAACAAGATATTAGTGTTTGTATGAAAAAGGAAGCAAAGAACTCACTCCACTGTATGCCACAACTCAAGAAGATTCTAATGAGCTAA
- the zgc:114119 gene encoding mediator of RNA polymerase II transcription subunit 30-like — protein MSSLPQKAPGGALGSGLGGVPGGVPLQQQPQSLHMGASSGASVPGQASMPPNPAALREISPVFLCRIGQDTVQDIVTRTMEIFQITRATQLPNGVTQSQAAYQDRFGKLQEHLRQLTLLFRKLRLLYERCVEMTSDLQETPAELVPYVGEEMAAVKLEPCSPAVAQDKQEVLEKVRQKNQEMKMLMDQMRNLLWDINAMLTMRK, from the exons ATGTCCTCTTTGCCTCAGAAGGCTCCAGGTGGTGCCCTGGGTAGTGGTCTTGGTGGAGTGCCAGGCGGTGTGCCGCTTCAGCAGCAGCCCCAGAGCCTTCATATGGGTGCGAGTTCAGGTGCCTCGGTCCCCGGACAGGCCTCCATGCCCCCTAACCCCGCCGCTCTCCGCGAGATCTCCCCCGTCTTCCTGTGCCGCATCGGCCAGGACACCGTGCAGGACATTGTCACCCGCACCATGGAGATCTTCCAGATCACCCGGGCTACTCAG TTGCCGAACGGTGTGACGCAGAGTCAAGCAGCGTATCAGGACCGTTTTGGTAAACTGCAAGAACACCTGCGTCAGCTGACTTTGCTGTTCCGCAAACTCCGTCTGCTCTATGAGCGCTGTGTAGAGATGACCTCTGACCTTCAGGAGACTCCTGCTGAG CTGGTGCCGTATGTTGGAGAGGAAATGGCTGCAGTGAAATTGGAGCCCTGCAGTCCTGCTGTGGCTCAAGACAAACAAGAAGTATTAGAG aaaGTCAGACAGAAGAATCAGGAGATGAAGATGCTGATGGACCAGATGAGGAATCTCCTGTGGGACATCAATGCCATGCTCACAATGCGCAAATGA
- the tfap2e gene encoding transcription factor AP-2-epsilon isoform X2, translating into MLVHTYSTMERSDGLSGSSPRLSQLCSLNQTAYSAAPPLCHTPASDFQPPYFPPPYPQASLSYSQAQDSGYPHLADPYQSISSLHQHQQAAWHPPRGRNPEDAGVLQQQHHRALSLEPRREYAGVPRLLHALGEGAGAGVLGDASLGVHATQHGTEDMQGMEEASSLGILDHSVIKKVPIPSKLNGSSLSILSFGKDGLGLGGVSNPAEVFCSVPGRLSLLSSTSKYKVTVGEVQRRLSPPECLNASLLGGVLRRAKSKNGGRCLRERLEKIGLNLPAGRRKAANVTLLTALVEGEAVHLARDFGYVCETEFPAKATAEYLCRQSDPDQLPTRRSMLLATKEICKEFVDLMSQDRSPLGASRPTPCLEPGVQGSLTHFSLLTHGFGTPAICAALCAFQSYLLEALKLLDKAEGGGKGHQEKDLKHCK; encoded by the exons ATGTTAGTGCACACCTACTCAACCATG gaGCGCTCGGATGGGCTCTCGGGCTCCTCACCGAGACTGTCTCAGCTCTGCTCCCTGAATCAGACGGCTTACTCCGCGGCTCCTCCGCTGTGCCACACTCCAGCCTCGGACTTCCAGCCGCCCTACTTCCCTCCTCCGTATCCGCAGGCGTCGCTCTCCTACTCGCAGGCTCAGGACTCGGGATACCCGCACCTGGCAGACCCGTACCAGTCCATCAGCTCCCTACATCAACACCAGCAGGCCGCCTGGCACCCACCGCGGGGCCGCAACCCGGAGGATGCGGGGGTCCTACAGCAGCAGCACCACCGCGCGCTGAGCCTCGAGCCCCGGCGTGAATACGCCGGTGTTCCGCGGCTCCTGCACGCGCTCGGAGAGGGAGCAGGCGCGGGTGTGCTGGGAGACGCGTCGCTCGGTGTGCACGCGACTCAGCACGGCACTGAGGACATGCAG ggtATGGAGGAAGCGTCATCCCTGGGAATCTTGGATCATTCTGTTATCAAGAAAG ttCCTATCCCATCCAAGCTGAATGGCTCTTCTCTGTCTATCCTGTCCTTCGGTAAGGACGGCTTGGGTCTCGGTGGTGTGTCCAACCCTGCAGAGGTCTTCTGCTCTGTGCCTGGACGCCTGTCCCTCCTTAGTTCTACCTCTAAGTACAAGGTGACAGTGGGAGAGGTCCAGAGAAGACTGTCTCCTCCTGAGTGTCTTAACGCCTCGCTGTTAGGAGGAGTGCTGCGGAG AGCAAAGTCAAAGAATGGTGGCCGCTGTCTCCGTGAGCGTCTGGAGAAGATCGGCCTAAACCTTCCTGCTGGCCGCCGCAAGGCAGCTAATGTCACGCTCCTCACAGCACTAGTGGAag gTGAGGCAGTCCACCTGGCACGGGATTTCGGTTATGTGTGTGAGACGGAATTCCCAGCAAAGGCGACTGCAGAGTATCTATGTAGGCAGAGTGATCCAGACCAGCTACCCACACGGCGAAGCATGCTGCTGGCTACCAA GGAGATCTGCAAAGAGTTTGTTGACCTCATGTCCCAAGACAGGTCGCCACTGGGTGCGAGTCGGCCTACACCATGCCTGGAGCCCGGGGTTCAAGGCAGCCTGACCCACTTCAGCCTGCTCACACACGGCTTTGGCACACCAGCCATCTGTGCTGCCCTCTGTGCATTCCAGAGCTACCTGCTGGAGGCCCTCAAACTGCTGGACAAAGCTGAGGGAGGTGGCAAAGGCCACCAGGAGAAAGACCTCAAACACTGCAAATGA
- the tfap2e gene encoding transcription factor AP-2-epsilon isoform X1, with amino-acid sequence MLWKSRSKTDPYCAQERSDGLSGSSPRLSQLCSLNQTAYSAAPPLCHTPASDFQPPYFPPPYPQASLSYSQAQDSGYPHLADPYQSISSLHQHQQAAWHPPRGRNPEDAGVLQQQHHRALSLEPRREYAGVPRLLHALGEGAGAGVLGDASLGVHATQHGTEDMQGMEEASSLGILDHSVIKKVPIPSKLNGSSLSILSFGKDGLGLGGVSNPAEVFCSVPGRLSLLSSTSKYKVTVGEVQRRLSPPECLNASLLGGVLRRAKSKNGGRCLRERLEKIGLNLPAGRRKAANVTLLTALVEGEAVHLARDFGYVCETEFPAKATAEYLCRQSDPDQLPTRRSMLLATKEICKEFVDLMSQDRSPLGASRPTPCLEPGVQGSLTHFSLLTHGFGTPAICAALCAFQSYLLEALKLLDKAEGGGKGHQEKDLKHCK; translated from the exons ATGCTGTGGAAATCCAGGTCTAAAACAGATCCCTACTGTGCACAG gaGCGCTCGGATGGGCTCTCGGGCTCCTCACCGAGACTGTCTCAGCTCTGCTCCCTGAATCAGACGGCTTACTCCGCGGCTCCTCCGCTGTGCCACACTCCAGCCTCGGACTTCCAGCCGCCCTACTTCCCTCCTCCGTATCCGCAGGCGTCGCTCTCCTACTCGCAGGCTCAGGACTCGGGATACCCGCACCTGGCAGACCCGTACCAGTCCATCAGCTCCCTACATCAACACCAGCAGGCCGCCTGGCACCCACCGCGGGGCCGCAACCCGGAGGATGCGGGGGTCCTACAGCAGCAGCACCACCGCGCGCTGAGCCTCGAGCCCCGGCGTGAATACGCCGGTGTTCCGCGGCTCCTGCACGCGCTCGGAGAGGGAGCAGGCGCGGGTGTGCTGGGAGACGCGTCGCTCGGTGTGCACGCGACTCAGCACGGCACTGAGGACATGCAG ggtATGGAGGAAGCGTCATCCCTGGGAATCTTGGATCATTCTGTTATCAAGAAAG ttCCTATCCCATCCAAGCTGAATGGCTCTTCTCTGTCTATCCTGTCCTTCGGTAAGGACGGCTTGGGTCTCGGTGGTGTGTCCAACCCTGCAGAGGTCTTCTGCTCTGTGCCTGGACGCCTGTCCCTCCTTAGTTCTACCTCTAAGTACAAGGTGACAGTGGGAGAGGTCCAGAGAAGACTGTCTCCTCCTGAGTGTCTTAACGCCTCGCTGTTAGGAGGAGTGCTGCGGAG AGCAAAGTCAAAGAATGGTGGCCGCTGTCTCCGTGAGCGTCTGGAGAAGATCGGCCTAAACCTTCCTGCTGGCCGCCGCAAGGCAGCTAATGTCACGCTCCTCACAGCACTAGTGGAag gTGAGGCAGTCCACCTGGCACGGGATTTCGGTTATGTGTGTGAGACGGAATTCCCAGCAAAGGCGACTGCAGAGTATCTATGTAGGCAGAGTGATCCAGACCAGCTACCCACACGGCGAAGCATGCTGCTGGCTACCAA GGAGATCTGCAAAGAGTTTGTTGACCTCATGTCCCAAGACAGGTCGCCACTGGGTGCGAGTCGGCCTACACCATGCCTGGAGCCCGGGGTTCAAGGCAGCCTGACCCACTTCAGCCTGCTCACACACGGCTTTGGCACACCAGCCATCTGTGCTGCCCTCTGTGCATTCCAGAGCTACCTGCTGGAGGCCCTCAAACTGCTGGACAAAGCTGAGGGAGGTGGCAAAGGCCACCAGGAGAAAGACCTCAAACACTGCAAATGA